From Camelus dromedarius isolate mCamDro1 chromosome 2, mCamDro1.pat, whole genome shotgun sequence, one genomic window encodes:
- the NRROS gene encoding transforming growth factor beta activator LRRC33, whose amino-acid sequence MELLPLWLCLGFHFLMVEWRNRSGRVTAASQGGCKLLDGVADCRGQNLASVPSNLPPYSQTLILDANPLKTLWNRSLQRYPLLESLSFHSCHLEHISRAAFQEQVHLRSLALPDNSLSESYQEAAAALRGPRALRRLDLSGNSLTEDMVALMLQNLSSLESVSLARNTIMRLDDSVFEGLGRLRELDLQRNYIFEIEGGAFDSLTELRHLNLAYNNLPCIVDFGLTQLQFLNVSYNALEWFLASGGEAAFELETLDLSHNQLLFFPLLPQCGKLHTLLLRDNNMGFYRDLYNTSSRQEMVAQFLLVDGNVTNITTVSLWEEFASSNLSDLRFLDMSQNQFQYLPEGFLKKMPSLSHLNLNQNCLMTLHIREHEPPGALTELDLSQNQLSELHLAPGLPGCLRSLQSFNLSSNQLLGVPTGLFADASNLTTIDMSHNQISLCPQPAGLDPGGGPACVDFRNMASLRSLSLEGCGLGALQDCSFQGTALTHLDLSGNWRVLNGSIAPLWDTAPTLQVLSLRDVGLGSSLTELDFSGFGSLRDLDLSGNALTSFPTLRGSLALQTLDLRRNLLTALPQRAVSEQLTRSLRTVYLSQNPYDCCGVEGWAALQRLHTVADSAMVTCNLSSRVIHLTELPGGIPQDCKWERVDMGLLYLVLILPSCLTLLVACTIIFLTFRKPLLQVIKSRCHWSSVY is encoded by the exons ATGGAGTTATTGCCCCTCTGGCTCTGCCTGGGTTTTCACTTCTTGATGGTGGAATGGAGGAACCGAAGTGGAAGGGTCACAGCAGCTTCCCAAGGGGGCTGCAAGTTG CTGGATGGAGTCGCTGACTGTCGAGGGCAGAACCTTGCCTCAGTGCCCAGCAATCTCCCGCCCTACTCCCAGACGCTCATCCTGGATGCCAACCCTCTCAAGACCCTGTGGAACCGCTCCCTGCAGCGTTACCCTCTCCTggagagcctcagttttcacagcTGCCACCTGGAGCACATCAGCCGCgccgccttccaggagcaggtgCACCTGCGCAGCCTGGCGCTGCCCGACAACTCCCTCTCGGAGAGCTACCAGGAGGCCGCAGCTGCTCTCCGCGGCCCGCGGGCTCTGCGGAGGCTGGACTTGTCGGGGAACTCCCTGACAGAAGACATGGTGGCCCTCATGCTCCAGAACCTCTCTTCTCTGGAGTCTGTGTCCCTGGCAAGGAACACCATCATGAGGCTTGACGACTCCGTGTTTGAGGGCCTGGGGCGCCTCAGGGAGCTGGATCTGCAGAGGAACTACATCTTTGAGATTGAGGGTGGTGCTTTCGACAGCTTGACGGAGCTGAGGCACCTCAACCTGGCCTATAATAACCTCCCTTGCATTGTGGACTTCGGTCTCACACAGCTCCAGTTCCTCAACGTCAGCTACAATGCCCTGGAGTGGTTCCTGGCATCGGGGGGAGAGGCTGCCTTTGAGCTGGAGACGCTGGACCTCTCTCATAATCAGCTGCTGTTtttccccctcctgccccagtgcGGCAAGCTGCACACCCTCCTGCTGCGGGACAACAACATGGGCTTCTACAGGGACCTGTACAACACCTCGTCGAGGCAGGAGATGGTGGCCCAGTTCCTCCTTGTGGACGGCAACGTGACCAACATCACCACCGTCAGCCTCTGGGAAGAGTTTGCTTCCAGTAACCTCTCAGATCTCCGCTTCCTGGATATGAGCCAGAACCAGTTCCAGTACCTGCCTGAGGGCTTCCTAAAGAAAatgccttccctctcccacctgaaCCTCAACCAGAATTGCCTGATGACGCTCCACATCCGGGAGCATGAGCCGCCAGGAGCACTCACAGAGCTGGACCTGAGCCAGAACCAGCTGTCGGAGCTACACTTGGCTCCGGGGCTCCCCGGCTGCCTGAGGAGCCTCCAGTCCTTCAATCTGAGCTCCAACCAGCTCCTGGGTGTCCCCACAGGCCTTTTTGCTGATGCCAGTAACCTCACTACAATTGACATGAGCCACAATCAGATCTCACTTTGTCCCCAGCCGGCGGGCTTAGACCCCGGGGGCGGCCCTGCCTGTGTGGATTTCAGAAACATGGCATCTTTGAGGAGCCTGTCCCTGGAGGGCTGTGGGCTGGGGGCACTACAAGACTGCTCATTCCAGGGGACCGCCCTCACCCACCTAGACCTGTCTGGCAACTGGAGGGTTCTGAACGGGAGCATCGCTCCTCTCTGGGACACTGCCCCCACGTTACAGGTCCTGTCTCTCAGGGATGTGGGCCTCGGTTCCAGCCTCACAGAGTTGGACTTCTCTGGGTTTGGGAGTCTGAGGGACTTGGATCTGTCGGGAAATGCTTTGACCAGTTTCCCAACGTTgcggggcagcctggccctgcagaCCCTGGATCTCCGCAGAAACTTGCTCACAGCCCTTCCGCAGAGGGCTGTGTCTGAGCAGCTTACAAGAAGTCTGCGGACTGTCTACCTCAGTCAGAATCCTTATGACTGCTGTGGGGTGGAGGGCTGGGCGGCCCTGCAGCGCCTGCACACGGTCGCCGACTCAGCCATGGTCACTTGCAACCTCTCTTCCAGGGTCATTCACCTGACAGAGCTGCCTGGGGGCATTCCTCAGGATTGTAAGTGGGAGCGGGTGGACATGGGCCTGCTGTACCTTGTGCTCATTCTTCCTAGCTGCCTCACCCTGCTGGTGGCCTGCACCATCATCTTCCTCACTTTCAGGAAGCCTCTGCTTCAGGTAATCAAGAGCCGCTGCCACTGGTCCTCCGTATACTGA